A single window of Plasmodium reichenowi strain SY57 chromosome 12, whole genome shotgun sequence DNA harbors:
- a CDS encoding transcription factor with AP2 domain(s), which produces MTAKILNPFDIPVYPSSKACRYEFNFPTRKESTFDYIPRKRIETNCSKENMVQPKYLNLLNSLKKYMYEIIEESCFDIKSFNNISNGKRACNEVFYNLEDTIINDSSMYIKNKLLQSNENVSNSCMDKKAICKKLDMLLNHRIEGNYSQDDVSNNAYLQLMQKGKEGKGNECIYCCTTKDVILHAHKPTMNYMNSYKLSRDNIGKLHLFIVKEEKVLFFPILYAEMIIRYNMKFFPSSKLYNIKNTASLMKCKRVFSYVIILHSLMNSICITHSDDIHSSLYKNNDVMYFYVIKGKDVGLYEIIKFPMNHISYDMNIFNDSKTDIGNMNYILEMNIEEHLFDNMYFILCSISYKNVFHINIMHVHMKCYSNQTCMDLNKCFNIVKDIYISRKQNMCIIIGTIKIDHMFCTCSCGSTANSNMENKNSNNNNNNNTGSKQSVNNSRTTNNRKRINNTSSNNGNDDDEDDKYQNKRKKYFDDCNMKDEHKKEEKNKQKNNKNNKNKKNNKNNNINNNNNNNNNNNNNNNNNNNNNNNNNNNNSFYNDCVLTNDSFKGYMEENNFILNSHSSNNLDMGTHICYNYQNKINHNITKQCNDNNNIVFHNNYSHKDNVKVFNNIYNNIITDKERESNDNDSTKQSILNDDDADKLDNIKLNNYIYSNMNDYFTICDPNINIDKTTLHENYLRFQPNVLEKDVNVVNKHMTMRDIDNFKYNSISNNNSNNSNNSSNNSNNRNCLYNISSEALNSLKKNDSLYMRLQNIISFSSGHNNTKIKVININNFNNNENNFKNLNMDNMNAPNGVTNVNVGINNEVVKEGKTNTCLNINEQIHSHTKLKCIKNGKPRNINQKENNVVYNESDNSHNDNNNNNNNNNNNNNNNNNNNNNNNNNNNNNNNNNNNSFENNMLLLCKSKNVKNQNRMNNLFRKEENKDTKLKSLNYNILINPCYNKNNVINELFMNTKEKNLYSNTDKFHNTLNNNMNVNNYNNQNINNIYPLTHNISIVNPILNHSYYNENTEQNNKNLFHNTKLVPKNCNHIMNDSDKYNYLNAYNQNYTLYNNALNNNNSLVQPSDVNNMNCSYESINGNMPINDQSCDSYNDEYNGTYNDTYNDEYNDTYNEINNETYNDTLNDTPNDTLYDTLNEITNDTPYITPTNACNLSYEKLMYKMQNNNNIYCKKHDSNYIISNGINDLICAHKEVNYNVLNHVTNINTYVNSKNIFSNVAVTNDTDLHACNNEQRNNVSNHNINKNVVNLNNVHSINKELNNYPINSTQDYNTYYDKNGCLGTLTCDIKNKNNKNNKNNKNNKNNKNNKNKNNKNKNNNDNNNNNNNNNNNNNNSNNNKDIIILNENNINNANIFNINSLKEKLLNDDISKNKEETKKNCIIRKIKKRNKGNPKRNNNINNRNKNNGRYKCDTKRIKKINNDFMKNFKNKYTSSCINYNMYAISDLSTNIKNKENFVIGNYPYTNGVSYMTNGENNTTNNGKKNDDQRNKKKKYNSNENNNYCNNNFNINNNNNNSHFSGNKNNRGDDNDEDDEEKNNNKRNIYGKNGEDEEEDYDSEDDNNEENDHNNKKKIKRKNKKSNNGYNNNDDENKCINNKDTFHLPKKHNYEYTMNNNYNMNNEYNKDDEEIKNNYDDNQDNGDIKHTGCTNANDVDGVKSKYHKNDHSDDNNNDINNNSDSNNNNNNNNNNNNNNNNNNNNNNNSCTNNCETVDDLMNLNSSNLGKFSYLTNVLSHNINNINFINNNNHKMNFLNNENVNQFFNNMNYKDYVNNMNYLEPNNYINHNINELNYFNKNIILNNLNDINYVNGINNDRYMNGINNSQMSYNNHFRNDIISNVLKGVRVINKESHYKNKNNKNSNNNNNNNNEDEDEDDDNNQNNNNNNDGDDNNDNDNNEENNNIDDCIPFKHHNMNNVSMKNNDGNNEDNNNNHNNNHNNNNSNNNNNNNRNGNNNIINPFFLYNKMFCMNNNANNFNNGNIINNFTNNGMAHNHNPNMNINNFRNNNMHFFHKYGIHYKDLIPMNMLPTAYLNLGRERRSSKYENGSYNKKKDLMKRRYELQKAILLNVDENLKEVIDEIVRNSTILPQKGMRGRNTLDCNHPIHSVWKDTTRGHCSWRCRWWENGRRLSKNFNVKRFGNDGALRMAITMKLKKSNPKEQMQLLKQQREYLKLCYGDNWEKKIKEIQNVNNANQTVNNNNINKNNIDNNNQNDNNSNNRNNNNNNNNNSNNQHYVSANTDIDNDATITFNNLLNNKNVPYQYLNVKEKKQTFQQYNHIKDREISYPYMHIKGETQQNSMKLKNDINNHHSQNQLSLSNQENNIYKNNVMDEKLLIQNLQACINESNNNNNNSSSSNSNTNGSYKNFLTNTNHIRNLDNNSYNANNNFNTQVNSSSEYTPNDNSILNNNNNNNNYNMQKRIQNNYYHKGGNNRNI; this is translated from the coding sequence ATGACCGCTAAGATATTAAATCCCTTCGATATCCCTGTATATCCTTCTTCGAAGGCATGCAGATATGAATTTAATTTTCCAACACGAAAGGAGAGCACTTTTGATTACATCCCAAGAAAACGCATAGAAACTAATTGTTCTAAGGAAAATATGGTTCAACCCAAATATTTAAACTTACTGAACAGTTTgaagaaatatatgtatgaaaTAATTGAAGAAAGTTGTTTTGACATTAAgtcatttaataatatttcgAATGGGAAGAGAGCATGCAATGAAGTATTTTATAATCTCGAAGATACGATTATCAACGATTCAAGTATGTATATTAAGAACAAATTATTGCAGAGTAACGAGAATGTATCGAATAGTTGCATGGACAAGAAAGCgatatgtaaaaaattgGATATGTTGTTAAATCATAGAATTGAAGGAAATTATTCTCAAGATGATGTTTCAAATAATGCTTATTTGCAATTAATGCAAAAGGGAAAAGAGGGTAAAGGAAATGAGTGTATATATTGTTGTACTACGAAGGATGTAATATTACATGCACACAAACCTACaatgaattatatgaaCAGTTACAAATTATCAAGAGATAATATAGGCAAATTACATCTATTTATTGTCAAGGAAGAAAaagtattattttttcccATACTTTATGCTGAAATGATAATAAGATATAACATGAAATTTTTTCCTTCATCTAaattgtataatattaaaaataccGCGTCTTTGATGAAATGTAAAAGAGTATTCTCATATGTAATCATATTACATTCTTTAATGAATTCAATATGTATTACACATTCGGATGACATACATTCTTCTCTgtacaaaaataatgatgtCATGTACttttatgttattaaaGGAAAAGACGTTGGCTTatatgaaattataaaatttcCAATGAATCATATTTCTTAtgatatgaatatttttaatgatTCTAAAACTGATATAGgtaatatgaattatatcCTTGAGATGAATATAGAAGAACACTTATTTgataatatgtattttattctATGTAGTATatcttataaaaatgtgtTTCACATTAATATAATGCATGTACATATGAAATGTTATAGTAATCAAACATGCATGgatttaaataaatgttTCAACATTgttaaagatatatatataagtagGAAACAAAATATGTGTATTATTATAGGTACAATAAAAATTGACCATATGTTCTGTACCTGTAGTTGCGGAAGTACAGCAAATAGCaatatggaaaataaaaatagtaataataataataataataataccGGAAGTAAACAAAGTGTGAACAATTCACGTACAACTAATAATAGGAAAAgaattaataatacaagtagtaataatggaaatgatgatgacgaagatgataaatatcaaaataaaagaaaaaaatattttgacGATTGTAATATGAAAGATGAACACAAGAAGgaagaaaagaataaacaaaaaaataataagaacaataaaaataagaaaaacaataaaaataataatattaataataataataataataataataataataacaataataataacaataacaataataataacaataacaataataataataattctttttataatgattGTGTTTTAACAAATGATTCATTTAAAGGATACATGGAGGAAaacaattttatattaaattcCCATTCTTCAAATAACCTTGATATGGGAACGCACATATGTTATAACTAccaaaataaaattaatcataatataacaaaacAATGTAATGATAACAACAATATAGTATTCCACAATAATTACTCTCACAAAGATAATGTTAAAGTAtttaacaatatatataataatattataacagataaagaaagagaaagtaatgataatgattCAACAAAACAATCaatattaaatgatgaCGATGCTGATAAATtggataatataaaattaaataattatatttatagtaATATGAATGATTATTTTACTATTTGTGATCCtaacataaatattgaCAAAACAACATTACATGAAAATTATCTTAGATTTCAACCTAACGTTCTTGAAAAAGATGTAAATGTTGTTAATAAACATATGACAATGAGAGATATAGATAATTTCAAGTATAATTCtataagtaataataatagtaataatagtaataatagtagtaataatagtaataataggaactgtttgtataatatatctagTGAGGCACTTAATAgtttaaagaaaaatgacTCACTTTATATGAGgttacaaaatattatatctttttccAGTGGTCATAACAATACAAAGATTAAggttataaatataaataatttcaataataatgaaaataattttaaaaatttaaatatggataatatGAATGCACCTAATGGAGTAACAAACGTCAATGTGGGCATAAACAATGAAGTAGTAAAAGAAGGGAAAACTAATACTTGCctaaatataaatgagCAAATACATTCCCATACAAAATTGAAATGTATCAAAAATGGGAAGCCTAGAAATATTAATCagaaagaaaataatgtaGTATATAATGAATCTGATAATTCtcataatgataataataataataataataataataacaataataataataataacaataataataataataacaacaacaataataacaacaacaacaataataacaataataacagTTTTGAGAATAATATGCTGTTGCTATGTAAGTCCAAAAATGTTAAGAATCAAAATAGAATGAACAATCTATTTCGTAAAGaggaaaataaagataCGAAATTAAAATCTCTTAATtacaatattttaataaatccttgttataataaaaataatgttattaatgaattatttatgaatacaaaagaaaaaaactTATATAGTAACACCGACAAGTTTCATAACACattgaataataatatgaatgtaaacaattataataaccaaaatataaataatatttatccATTGACGCATAATATTTCCATTGTTAACCCTATATTGAATCATTCCTATTACAATGAAAATAcagaacaaaataataaaaaccTTTTTCATAATACAAAATTAGTACCTAAAAATTGTAATCATATAATGAATGACTctgataaatataattatttgaatGCATATAACCAAAATTATACCTTATACAATAATGCACTTAATAACAACAATTCTTTAGTACAACCATCAgatgttaataatatgaattgTTCATATGAATCCATTAATGGTAACATGCCAATAAATGATCAATCGTGTGATTCATACaatgatgaatataatggtacatataatgatacatataatgatgaatataatgatacatataatgaaataaataatgaaacaTACAACGATACATTAAACGATACCCCTAATGATACACTATATGATACATTAAATGAAATTACTAATGATACACCATATATTACACCTACTAATGCATGTAACCTTTcttatgaaaaattaatgtACAAAATGcaaaataacaataatatatattgtaaaaaaCATGATagtaattatattatatctaaTGGGATAAATGATCTTATTTGTGCTCATAAGGAAGTAAATTATAATGTATTAAATCATGTCACAAATATCAATACTTATGTAaatagtaaaaatatattttcaaatGTTGCTGTTACAAACGATACTGATTTACATGCTTGTAATAATGAACAAAGAAATAATGTATCcaatcataatattaataaaaatgtcGTTAATTTAAACAACGTTCATTCAATAAATAAggaattaaataattatccAATTAATTCAACACAAGATTATAATACGTATTATGACAAAAACGGTTGTTTGGGAACATTAACATgtgatataaaaaataaaaataacaaaaataataaaaataataaaaataataaaaataataaaaataataaaaataaaaataataaaaataaaaataataatgataataataataataataataataataataataacaacaataatagtaataataataaggatattattatattaaatgaaaacaatataaataacgctaacatttttaatataaattcattaaaagaaaaactATTGAATGATGATATATCTAAAAACAAAGAAGAGACAAAAAAGAATTGTATCATAAGAAAgattaaaaaaaggaacAAGGGTAACCCAAAACggaataataatattaataatagaaataaaaataatggTCGTTATAAATGTGATACCAAAAGAATTAAGAAAATTAACAATGATTTCatgaaaaattttaaaaacaaatatacaAGTTCTTGcattaattataatatgtatgcTATTAGTGATTTATCAactaatataaaaaataaggaaaatTTTGTTATTGGAAATTATCCATATACTAATGGTGTATCCTATATGACAAACGGAGAAAATAATACTACTAATAATGGTAAAAAGAATGATGACcaaagaaataaaaagaaaaaatataatagtaacgaaaataataattactgcaacaataattttaatataaataataataataataatagtcATTTTAGTGGTAATAAGAACAATAGAggtgatgataatgatgaggatgatgaagaaaaaaataacaacaaaagaaatatttatggTAAAAATGGAGAAGACGAAGAAGAAGATTATGATAGTGaggatgataataatgaagaaaatgatcataataataaaaagaagataaaaagaaaaaacaagAAATCTAATAAtggatataataataatgatgatgaaaacaaatgtattaataataaagatacATTTCATTTACCTaaaaaacataattatgaatataCTATGAACAATAACTATAACATgaataatgaatataataaggatgatgaagaaatcaaaaataattatgacGATAATCAGGATAATGGGGATATAAAACATACGGGTTGTACTAATGCTAATGATGTAGATGGGGTAAAGAGTaaatatcataaaaatgacCACAGTGatgacaataataatgatataaataataatagtgatagtaataataataataataataataacaataataacaataacaataataacaataataacaataacaataattCTTGCACAAATAATTGTGAAACTGTTGATGATCTTATGAACCTTAATAGCTCCAACCTAGGAAAATTTAGTTACCTTACTAATGTATTAAgtcataatattaataatataaattttataaataacaataatcACAAAATGAATTTTCTTAATAATGAAAACGTGAACCAATtctttaataatatgaattataaggattatgttaataatatgaattatttagagccgaataattatattaatcataatattaatgaattaaattattttaataaaaatattatccTAAACAACctaaatgatataaattatgttaatggtataaataatgatagaTATATGAATGGAATAAATAATTCACAAATGAGTTACAATAATCATTTCCgtaatgatataataagCAATGTATTAAAAGGTGTACGggtaataaataaagaaagtcattataaaaataaaaataataaaaatagtaataataataataataataataatgaggatgaggatgaagatgatgataataaccaaaataataataataataatgatggggatgataataatgataatgataataatgaagaaaataataatattgatgaTTGTATACCTTTTAAACATcataatatgaacaatgtaagtatgaaaaataatgatggtaataatgaagataataacaataacCATAACAATAACCATAACAACAATAACAgcaacaataataataataataatcgtaatggaaataataatattattaacccattctttttatataataaaatgttttgCATGAATAATAATGCAAACAATTTCAATAATggtaatataataaataattttacaaACAATGGTATGGCACATAATCACAATCctaatatgaatataaataattttagaaataataacatgCATTTTTTCCATAAATATGGTATTCATTATAAAGATTTAATACCTATGAATATGTTACCAACAGcttatttaaatttagGTAGAGAAAGACGTTCTAGCAAGTATGAAAATGGTTCATACaacaaaaagaaagatTTGATGAAAAGAAGATATGAATTACAAAAAGCAATATTATTAAACGTAGATGAAAATCTAAAAGAAGTTATAGATGAAATTGTTCGTAATTCAACTATATTGCCACAAAAAGGAATGAGAGGTAGAAATACATTAGATTGTAATCATCCAATACATAGTGTATGGAAAGATACAACAAGAGGACATTGTTCATGGAGATGTAGATGGTGGGAAAATGGAAGACGTTTAagtaaaaattttaatgtTAAAAGATTTGGTAATGATGGCGCATTGAGAATGGCTATAACTATgaagttaaaaaaaagtaatcCCAAAGAACAAATGCAATTATTAAAACAACAAAGagaatatttaaaattatgttATGGTGATAACtgggaaaaaaaaattaaagaaattCAAAATGTGAATAATGCAAATCAAActgtaaataataataatataaacaaaaataatatagataacaataatcaaaatgataataacaGCAACAATaggaataataataataataataataataatagtaacaATCAACATTATGTATCAGCAAATACAGATATAGATAATGATGCTACCATAACATTTAATAACctattaaataataaaaatgtacCTTACCAATATCTTAATGTTAAAGAGAAGAAACAAACATTTCAAcaatataatcatataaaagACAGAGAAATTTCTTACCCttatatgcatataaaAGGAGAAACTCAACAAAATAGTATGAAgttaaaaaatgatataaataatcatCATTCACAAAATCAACTTTCATTATCTAAccaagaaaataatatttacaaaaataatgttaTGGATGAAAAATTACTCATTCAAAATTTGCAAGCATGTATAAATgaaagtaataataataataataatagtagtagtagtaaCAGTAATACAAATGGATCATATAAAAACTTTCTTACAAATACAAATCATATAAGAAATTTAgataataattcatataatgcgaacaataattttaatacaCAAGTTAACTCTTCATCAGAATATACACCTAATGATAATtctatattaaataataacaataataataataattataatatgcAAAAACGtattcaaaataattattaccACAAAGGGGGAAACAACAggaatatttaa
- a CDS encoding glideosome-associated protein 45 produces MGNKCSRSKVKEPKRKDIDELAERENLKKQSEEIIEEKPEEVVEQVEETHEEPLEQEEELDEQKIEEEEEPEQVPKEEIDYATQENKSFEEKHLEDLERSNSDIYSESQKFDNASDKLETGTQLTLSTEATGAVQQITKLSEPAHEESIYFTYRSVTPCDMNKLDETAKVFSRRCGCDLGERHDENACKICRKIDLSDTPLLS; encoded by the coding sequence atggGAAATAAATGTTCAAGAAGCAAAGTAAAGGAACCCAAACGTAAAGATATTGATGAATTAGCTGAACGtgaaaatttaaaaaaacaatcTGAAGAAATAATTGAAGAAAAACCAGAAGAAGTTGTTGAACAAGTAGAAGAAACACATGAAGAACCTCTTGAACAAGAAGAGGAACTCGATGAACAGAAAatagaagaagaagaagaacCTGAACAAGTACcaaaagaagaaatagATTATGCAACTcaagaaaataaatcatttgAAGAAAAACATTTAGAAGATTTAGAAAGATCTAATTCAGATATTTATTCAGAATCTCAAAAATTTGATAATGCTAGTGATAAATTAGAAACAGGAACTCAATTAACCTTATCTACTGAAGCCACTGGTGCCGTACAACAAATAACTAAATTAAGTGAACCCGCCCATGAAgaaagtatatattttacttaTAGATCTGTAACACCTTGTGATATGAATAAACTCGATGAAACCGCTAAAGTTTTTTCAAGAAGATGTGGATGTGATCTTGGTGAACGTCATGATGAAAATGCATGTAAAATTTGTAGAAAAATTGATTTATCCGATACACCTTTATTGAGCTAA
- a CDS encoding hypothetical protein (conserved Plasmodium protein, unknown function) — MDMGVEKLLNQLNELESKNRLIHIEIEELKITQNELNKKEKELIVDIENICTNLKLMEKENIQLNNDIDRVNLICKNVETTLHNEFVKVEIAEQKNNLSEHNEDKDKDRNVNNDLMESLNMIKNIMFNMEDSDEELNKLNEIKNKNYLLNQISIEDLYEIYEDTKEKYQANSFKNQCDKIAIVDYKTHTYFCNPMHLLHMINLLAEKIRINKNDPNFNFVTMSNFYGVNEKKDKEEKMENFGLSELNKIMINHYKSKKINVDK; from the exons atgGATATGGGTGtagaaaaattattgaaCCAACTAAACGAGCTAGAATCAAAAAATCGATTAATCCATATAGAAAtagaagaattaaaaattacTCAAAATGAAttgaataaaaaagaaaaagaa tTAATCGTAgatattgaaaatatttgtaCGAATCTGAAATTAAtggaaaaagaaaatatacaattg AATAATGATATAGATCGTGttaatttaatatgtaaaaatgtTGAAACAACCTTGCACAATGAATTTGTTAAGGTTGAAATTGCTG AACAAAAGAATAATTTATCTGAACACAATGAAGATAAAGATAAAGACAGAAATGTGAACAATGATCTAATGGAATCTCttaatatgataaaaaatattatgttcAATATGGAAGATTCTGATGAGGAacttaataaattaaatgaaataaaaaataaaaactaTCTTTTAAATCAAATATCTATAGAAgatttatatgaaatttATGAG GatacaaaagaaaaatacCAAGCtaattcatttaaaaatCAGTGCGATAAAATTGCTATAGTTGATTATAAAACACATACCTACTTTTGTAATCCTATGCACTTATTACACATG ATAAATCTTTTGGctgaaaaaataagaattaataaaaatgacCCTAATTTTAat TTTGTAACAATGTCTAATTTTTATGGAGTGaatgaaaaaaaggataaagaagaaaaaatggaaaattTTGGATTATCAGAGctaaataaaataatgataaatcATTACAAAtccaaaaaaattaatgttgataaataa
- a CDS encoding hypothetical protein (conserved Plasmodium protein, unknown function) codes for MFCYFPLKCPSRYVFKKYFDLKKRKNIFLSFAYEERNFSSSDIKCSPQLIIKCVNETYKSKSFNKIKWNCIQNDIIKNIEKFNITEIIHLINILSRLHVGSNILIHFIPNIVSKINDIKYDKITQILICYMKANIRNKQFYYILCSKINNDIQKISYSFLIKLLYTLNFYSSLSNDDLLNVQKKIIRSVIDNFKSFVESNQDINNKNKKNINSIHHKKDTLIENTIRNHNHNCNMGISGINPKDTTLNINKNITIEQSSDQIIKSADEKNISCQFNNVYLKNYNFILLFYSLSNYLFHHIFKEKYSCINQKEYIENKTIIQLKGKYIEMLNKINEPKEIKALHELSIFHTLLLYKSIINTIYISDNNMCIQKEIFIFKHIHEKINNNIIINFKKDTIHVRGKINELIKYMQILQQNIIQYMQKRKDHFKFYFKNNISLIKNILTILQEKNKNDIKRYYLWHREKIEMIQKMLRQVEMESLGINNNNNKQKN; via the exons ATGTTTTGTTATTTTCCCCTAAAATGTCCAAGTAGATATgtgtttaaaaaatatttcgatttgaagaaaaggaaaaatatatttttgtcGTTCGCTTATGAGGAACGAAACTTTTCAAGCAGCGATATAAAATGTTCACCTCagttaataataaaatgtgtGAATGAGACTTACAAGTCTAAAagttttaataaaataaaatggaaTTGTATCCAgaatgatataataaaaaatatagaaaagTTCAATATAACAgaaattatacatttaataaatatattaagtCGTTTACATGTTGGATCAAATATcttaattcattttatacCAAACATCGtttcaaaaataaatgatattaaGTATGATAAAATTACACAAATACTTATATGCTATATGAAAGCTAATATTAGAAATAaacaattttattatattttatgttcaaagattaataatgatatacaaaaaatatcctattcctttttaataaagTTGTTATATACCTTGAACTTTTATTCCTCTTTGAGTAATGATGATCTTTTAAATGTTCAGAAGAAAATTATTCGATCCGTTATCGATAATTTTAAATCCTTTGTAGAATCTAACCaggatataaataataagaataaaaaaaatataaatagtatccatcataaaaaagataCTTTAATCGAGAATACTATTCGGAATCATAATCATAATTGTAATATGGGTATTTCGGGAATTAACCCAAAGGATACCACtttaaacataaataaaaatataacaatagAACAGTCGTCTGACCAAATTATTAAATCAGctgatgaaaaaaatatatcatgtcaatttaataatgtatatttaaaaaattataattttatattactcTTTTATTCATTGAgtaattatttatttcatcatatttttaaagaaaaatattcatgcataaatcaaaaagaatatatagaaaataaaacaattatacaattaaaaggtaaatatatagaaatgttaaataaaattaatgaaCCCAAAGAAATTAAGGCACTACACGAATTGAGTATATTCCATaccttattattatataaatcaatAATTAAcactatatatatatctgataataatatgtgtatacaaaaagaaattttcatatttaaacatatacacgaaaaaataaataataacataattattaattttaaaaaggATACTATACATGTAAGAGGAAAAATTAatgaattaataaaatatatgcaAATTCTacaacaaaatattatacaatatatGCAAAAAAGGAAAGATCATTtcaaattttattttaaaaataatatttcattaattaaaaatatccTCACCATATTAcaggaaaaaaataaaaatgatattaaaaG GTACTATCTATGGCATAGGGAAAAGATTGAAATGATACAAAAAATGTTAAGACAAGTTGAAATGGAAAGTTTAGGaataaacaataataacaacaaacaaaaaaattaa
- a CDS encoding hypothetical protein (conserved Plasmodium protein, unknown function) yields MRNLATQILHSTYRRHLGNILFNTFLFFSNYLNFVCYLLKEIKQIFNISRYKDLYKLHNITRSNFSGIIKEKKGINLLNIASLNDLDFLTNSIHETETEINDRLSTEIDEIDEFDDDEYNFDFIDLVQQNEMED; encoded by the exons atgaGAAATCTAGCTACACAAATATTACATTCAACTTATCGAAGACACTTAggaaatattttatttaacacatttttatttttctcaaattatttaaacTTTGTCTGTTATCTTTTGAAAGAG ataaaacaaatattcAATATTAGCAGATATAAGGATTTATACA aattacataatattacGAGATCTAATTTTAGtggaataataaaagaaaaaaaaggtatAAATCTGCTTAATATAGCTAGTTTAAATGATTTAGATTTTTTAACTAACTCCATACATGAAACAGAAACGGAAATAAATGACCGACTCTCTACTGAAATTGATGAAATTGATGAATttgatgatgatgaatataatttt GATTTTATCGACCTTGTCCAACAAAACGAAATGGAGGATTAA